One Fundulus heteroclitus isolate FHET01 chromosome 1, MU-UCD_Fhet_4.1, whole genome shotgun sequence genomic window carries:
- the LOC105935220 gene encoding tyrosine-protein phosphatase non-receptor type 1 isoform X2: MEAEFWEIDENGIWNSVYEEIRQQSCELPCKVAKFPENKNRNRYRDVSPFDHSRICLQLGANDYINASLITAEEAQRNYILTQGPLPSTCGHFWEMVWEQRTRGVVMLNRVIEKGSIKCAQYWPQREEKDAVFEDTNFRVTLVSEDIKSYYTVRQLELENLSTQETREILHFHYTTWPDFGVPESPASFLNFLFKVRESGCLNAEHGPVVVHCSAGIGRSGTFCLVDTCLLLMSLRKDPSSVRIREVLLEMRRYRMGLIQTPDQLRFSYLAVIEGAKYIKGDTSLQESWKELSNEEDDPPEFSPPPPLPPSRDPHNGRVQPSFFPDNIDVIQCVKTSPQGSSQDTELRKRNPAAPPPPPPPDRGDLLDEHVAIQDPANKSQQPEETEEKEETEALSAGPEQPKGTCPVPGVWSPTTAHVCLGTALALSAYVCYRVYFH; this comes from the exons ATGGAAGCCGAGTTTTGGGAGATCGACGAAAATGGGATTTGGAACTCCGTGTATGAG GAGATTCGCCAGCAGTCTTGTGAATTACCCTGCAAGGTTGCCAAGTTTCCCGAAAACAAGAATCGGAACCGTTACAGGGACGTCAGCCCCT TTGACCACAGCAGAATATGCCTGCAGCTGGGAGCAAACGACTACATTAATGCCAGCTTAATAACTGCAGAGGAGGCGCAGAGAAATTACATTCTCACTCAG GGACCCCTTCCAAGTACATGCGGCCATTTCTGGGAGATGGTGTGGGAGCAGAGGACCCGCGGCGTGGTGATGCTGAACCGGGTCATCGAGAAAGGCTCG ATCAAGTGTGCCCAATATTGGCCACAGAGGGAGGAGAAAGACGCCGTCTTTGAAGACACCAACTTCAGGGTGACTCTGGTCTCGGAGGACATCAAATCGTACTACACAGTCCGACAGCTGGAGCTGGAAAATCTGTCG ACTCAGGAGACTCgtgaaattttacattttcactACACCACCTGGCCGGACTTCGGGGTCCCCGAGTCCCCCGCCTCCTTCCTCAACTTCCTCTTCAAGGTGCGAGAGTCGGGCTGTCTGAACGCAGAGCACGGGCCGGTGGTGGTGCACTGCAGCGCCGGGATCGGACGCTCTGGGACCTTTTGTCTCGTGGACACCTGCCTTTTATTG ATGTCCCTTCGGAAAGACCCGTCTTCGGTGCGCATCCGAGAGGTGCTGCTGGAGATGCGGCGTTATCGGATGGGCTTGATTCAAACGCCAGACCAGCTTCGCTTCTCCTACCTTGCCGTCATCGAAGGTGCCAAGTACATCAAAGGAGACACATCTCTCCAG GAGTCATGGAAGGAGCTGTCAAATGAGGAAGATGATCCTCCAGAGTTCAGCCCTCCCCCACCTCTCCCCCCTTCCAGAGACCCTCACAACGGCCGAGTGCAGCCATCTTTTTTCCCAGATAATATAGACGTCATCCAGTGTGTGAAAACATCCCCACAGGG GTCCTCACAGGACACGGAGCTACGGAAAAGAAACCCAGCcgccccgccgccgccgccgcctccagACAGAGGGGATCTGCTGGACGAGCACGTGGCGATCCAAGACCCGGCCAATAAATCCCAGCAGCCGGAGGAGacggaggagaaggaggagacgGAGGCGCTGTCGGCGGGACCAGAGCAGCCAAAGGGAACCTGTCCTGTGCCGGGGGTCTGGTCCCCGACTACAGCCCACGTGTGCCTGGGCACGGCGCTGGCTCTCAGTGCTTATGTCTGCTATCGCGTCTATTTCCACTGA
- the LOC105935220 gene encoding tyrosine-protein phosphatase non-receptor type 1 isoform X1, producing MEAEFWEIDENGIWNSVYEEIRQQSCELPCKVAKFPENKNRNRYRDVSPFDHSRICLQLGANDYINASLITAEEAQRNYILTQGPLPSTCGHFWEMVWEQRTRGVVMLNRVIEKGSIKCAQYWPQREEKDAVFEDTNFRVTLVSEDIKSYYTVRQLELENLSTQETREILHFHYTTWPDFGVPESPASFLNFLFKVRESGCLNAEHGPVVVHCSAGIGRSGTFCLVDTCLLLMSLRKDPSSVRIREVLLEMRRYRMGLIQTPDQLRFSYLAVIEGAKYIKGDTSLQESWKELSNEEDDPPEFSPPPPLPPSRDPHNGRVQPSFFPDNIDVIQCVKTSPQGFHVVSSLRSSQDTELRKRNPAAPPPPPPPDRGDLLDEHVAIQDPANKSQQPEETEEKEETEALSAGPEQPKGTCPVPGVWSPTTAHVCLGTALALSAYVCYRVYFH from the exons ATGGAAGCCGAGTTTTGGGAGATCGACGAAAATGGGATTTGGAACTCCGTGTATGAG GAGATTCGCCAGCAGTCTTGTGAATTACCCTGCAAGGTTGCCAAGTTTCCCGAAAACAAGAATCGGAACCGTTACAGGGACGTCAGCCCCT TTGACCACAGCAGAATATGCCTGCAGCTGGGAGCAAACGACTACATTAATGCCAGCTTAATAACTGCAGAGGAGGCGCAGAGAAATTACATTCTCACTCAG GGACCCCTTCCAAGTACATGCGGCCATTTCTGGGAGATGGTGTGGGAGCAGAGGACCCGCGGCGTGGTGATGCTGAACCGGGTCATCGAGAAAGGCTCG ATCAAGTGTGCCCAATATTGGCCACAGAGGGAGGAGAAAGACGCCGTCTTTGAAGACACCAACTTCAGGGTGACTCTGGTCTCGGAGGACATCAAATCGTACTACACAGTCCGACAGCTGGAGCTGGAAAATCTGTCG ACTCAGGAGACTCgtgaaattttacattttcactACACCACCTGGCCGGACTTCGGGGTCCCCGAGTCCCCCGCCTCCTTCCTCAACTTCCTCTTCAAGGTGCGAGAGTCGGGCTGTCTGAACGCAGAGCACGGGCCGGTGGTGGTGCACTGCAGCGCCGGGATCGGACGCTCTGGGACCTTTTGTCTCGTGGACACCTGCCTTTTATTG ATGTCCCTTCGGAAAGACCCGTCTTCGGTGCGCATCCGAGAGGTGCTGCTGGAGATGCGGCGTTATCGGATGGGCTTGATTCAAACGCCAGACCAGCTTCGCTTCTCCTACCTTGCCGTCATCGAAGGTGCCAAGTACATCAAAGGAGACACATCTCTCCAG GAGTCATGGAAGGAGCTGTCAAATGAGGAAGATGATCCTCCAGAGTTCAGCCCTCCCCCACCTCTCCCCCCTTCCAGAGACCCTCACAACGGCCGAGTGCAGCCATCTTTTTTCCCAGATAATATAGACGTCATCCAGTGTGTGAAAACATCCCCACAGG GCTTTCACGTCGTCTCTTCACTCAGGTCCTCACAGGACACGGAGCTACGGAAAAGAAACCCAGCcgccccgccgccgccgccgcctccagACAGAGGGGATCTGCTGGACGAGCACGTGGCGATCCAAGACCCGGCCAATAAATCCCAGCAGCCGGAGGAGacggaggagaaggaggagacgGAGGCGCTGTCGGCGGGACCAGAGCAGCCAAAGGGAACCTGTCCTGTGCCGGGGGTCTGGTCCCCGACTACAGCCCACGTGTGCCTGGGCACGGCGCTGGCTCTCAGTGCTTATGTCTGCTATCGCGTCTATTTCCACTGA